One window of Fusarium oxysporum f. sp. lycopersici 4287 supercont2.40 genomic scaffold, whole genome shotgun sequence genomic DNA carries:
- a CDS encoding adenylosuccinate lyase: MAAYDTYQTTLTGRYCSQELSHLFSQRSRHSTWRKLWLYLAESEKELGINTITDEALEQMRTHLTVTDEDFEVARHEEKIRRHDVMAHVHAFGQAAPAAAGIIHYGATSCYVTDNTELILMRDALDLLIPKLAKVLYNLQKFALEWKNEPTLSFTHLQPAQISTVGKRAAGWAQDLLMDLNEFERVRAELKFRGAQGTTGTQASFLEIFGGDHDKCDKLNELLCQKAGFEECYDISTQTYTRKVDCLIANAVTGLGTTVTKIASDLRHLAFMKEVGEPREKGQIGSSAMAYKQNPMRSERIASLARVLQSKAATYMSTHSAQWMERSLDDSACRRIDIPEMFLLADAVAITLQNVTEGLVVFPLKIHSNIMAELPFMITENIIMRLVAMGVSRQEAHEQIRVLSFEASHQVQSLGKSNDLVERIKKTEFFKPIWADLDGMMKPELYIGRSAQLVDKFCGPGCKLEKKLAPYQSSIQKAKAAELNV; the protein is encoded by the exons ATGGCCGCCTACGATACCTACCAAACAACCCTCACGGGCCGCTACTGCAGCCAGGAGCTGTCCCACCTCTTCAGCCAGCGATCCCGCCACTCCACCTGGCGCAAGCTATGGCTGTACCTCGCCGAGAGCGAGAAGGAGCTcggcatcaacaccatcaccgaCGAGGCGCTCGAGCAGATGAGGACTCATCTCACTGTTACAgatgaggactttgaggttGCGCGCCATGAGGAGAAGATCCGTCGACAT GATGTCATGGCT CACGTTCATGCTTTTGGTCAAGCTGCTCCTGCTGCGGCTGGTATTATCCACTACGGCGCGACGAGCTGCTACGTCACCGACAACACGGAGCTCATCCTCATGCGCGACGCtctcgatcttctcatcCCCAAGCTCGCAAAGGTTCTTTACAACCTGCAGAAGTTTGCGCTCGAGTGGAAGAATGAGCCAACTCTGTCTTTCACACATCTTCAGCCTGCGCAGATCAGCACCGTCGGCAAGCGAG CTGCGGGCTGGGCGCAGGATCTCTTGATGGATCTGAATGAGTTTGAGCGTGTGCGAGCTGAGCTCAAGTTCCGTGGTGCCCAGGGCACTACTGGTACTCAAGCCAGTTTCCTCGAGAT TTTCGGTGGTGATCATGACAAGTGCGACAAGCTCAATGAGCTGCTCTGCCAAAAGGCTGGTTTTGAGGAGTGCTACGAC ATCTCAACACAGACATA CACCCGAAAGGTCGATTGTCTCATTGCCAACGCCGTCACTGGCCTCGGCACCACCGTCACAAAGATCGCCTCGGATCTGCGACATCTCGCCTTCATGAAGGAAGTCGGCGAGCCCCGAGAGAAGGGTCAAATCGGAAGCAGTGCCATG GCCTACAAGCAGAATCCCATGCGATCCGAGCGAATTGCCAGTCTCGCCCGAGTCCTGCAGTCCAAGGCCGCTACCTACATGAGCACCCACTCCGCCCAGTGGATGGAGCGATCACTAGACGATTCCGCCTGC CGACGAATCGACATCCCCGAGATGTTCCTCCTCGCCGATGCCGTCGCCATCACCCTACAGAACGTCACAGAGGGTCTCGTCGTCTTCCCCCTCAAGATCCACTCCAACATCATGGCCGAGCTCCCTTTCATGATCACCGAGAACATCATCATGCGCCTGGTCGCTATGGGTGTTTCCCGACAAGA GGCTCACGAGCAAATCCGCGTTCTGTCCTTCGAAGCCTCCCACCAGGTTCAGAGCCTTGGAAAGTCCAACGATCTTGTTGAGCGAATCAAGAAGACTGAGTTCTTCAAGCCCATTTGGGCTGATCTCGATGGCATGATGAAGCCTGAGTTGTACATTGGTCGCAGCGCACAGTTGGTTGATAAGTTCTGTGGACCCGGGTGTaagctggagaagaagcttgcgCCTTACCAGTCTTCCATccagaaggccaaggctgctgagctGAATGTTTAA
- a CDS encoding adenylosuccinate lyase: MRDALDLLIPKLAKVLYNLQKFALEWKNEPTLSFTHLQPAQISTVGKRAAGWAQDLLMDLNEFERVRAELKFRGAQGTTGTQASFLEIFGGDHDKCDKLNELLCQKAGFEECYDISTQTYTRKVDCLIANAVTGLGTTVTKIASDLRHLAFMKEVGEPREKGQIGSSAMAYKQNPMRSERIASLARVLQSKAATYMSTHSAQWMERSLDDSACRRIDIPEMFLLADAVAITLQNVTEGLVVFPLKIHSNIMAELPFMITENIIMRLVAMGVSRQEAHEQIRVLSFEASHQVQSLGKSNDLVERIKKTEFFKPIWADLDGMMKPELYIGRSAQLVDKFCGPGCKLEKKLAPYQSSIQKAKAAELNV, from the exons ATGCGCGACGCtctcgatcttctcatcCCCAAGCTCGCAAAGGTTCTTTACAACCTGCAGAAGTTTGCGCTCGAGTGGAAGAATGAGCCAACTCTGTCTTTCACACATCTTCAGCCTGCGCAGATCAGCACCGTCGGCAAGCGAG CTGCGGGCTGGGCGCAGGATCTCTTGATGGATCTGAATGAGTTTGAGCGTGTGCGAGCTGAGCTCAAGTTCCGTGGTGCCCAGGGCACTACTGGTACTCAAGCCAGTTTCCTCGAGAT TTTCGGTGGTGATCATGACAAGTGCGACAAGCTCAATGAGCTGCTCTGCCAAAAGGCTGGTTTTGAGGAGTGCTACGAC ATCTCAACACAGACATA CACCCGAAAGGTCGATTGTCTCATTGCCAACGCCGTCACTGGCCTCGGCACCACCGTCACAAAGATCGCCTCGGATCTGCGACATCTCGCCTTCATGAAGGAAGTCGGCGAGCCCCGAGAGAAGGGTCAAATCGGAAGCAGTGCCATG GCCTACAAGCAGAATCCCATGCGATCCGAGCGAATTGCCAGTCTCGCCCGAGTCCTGCAGTCCAAGGCCGCTACCTACATGAGCACCCACTCCGCCCAGTGGATGGAGCGATCACTAGACGATTCCGCCTGC CGACGAATCGACATCCCCGAGATGTTCCTCCTCGCCGATGCCGTCGCCATCACCCTACAGAACGTCACAGAGGGTCTCGTCGTCTTCCCCCTCAAGATCCACTCCAACATCATGGCCGAGCTCCCTTTCATGATCACCGAGAACATCATCATGCGCCTGGTCGCTATGGGTGTTTCCCGACAAGA GGCTCACGAGCAAATCCGCGTTCTGTCCTTCGAAGCCTCCCACCAGGTTCAGAGCCTTGGAAAGTCCAACGATCTTGTTGAGCGAATCAAGAAGACTGAGTTCTTCAAGCCCATTTGGGCTGATCTCGATGGCATGATGAAGCCTGAGTTGTACATTGGTCGCAGCGCACAGTTGGTTGATAAGTTCTGTGGACCCGGGTGTaagctggagaagaagcttgcgCCTTACCAGTCTTCCATccagaaggccaaggctgctgagctGAATGTTTAA
- a CDS encoding adenylosuccinate lyase, whose amino-acid sequence MAAYDTYQTTLTGRYCSQELSHLFSQRSRHSTWRKLWLYLAESEKELGINTITDEALEQMRTHLTVTDEDFEVARHEEKIRRHDVMAHVHAFGQAAPAAAGIIHYGATSCYVTDNTELILMRDALDLLIPKLAKVLYNLQKFALEWKNEPTLSFTHLQPAQISTVGKRAAGWAQDLLMDLNEFERVRAELKFRGAQGTTGTQASFLEIFGGDHDKCDKLNELLCQKAGFEECYDISTQTYTRKVDCLIANAVTGLGTTVTKIASDLRHLAFMKEVGEPREKGQIGSSAMVSHTFLRLGQAQPHTDNLSGLQAESHAIRANCQSRPSPAVQGRYLHEHPLRPVDGAITRRFRLPTNRHPRDVPPRRCRRHHPTERHRGSRRLPPQDPLQHHGRAPFHDHREHHHAPGRYGCFPTRGSRANPRSVLRSLPPGSEPWKVQRSC is encoded by the exons ATGGCCGCCTACGATACCTACCAAACAACCCTCACGGGCCGCTACTGCAGCCAGGAGCTGTCCCACCTCTTCAGCCAGCGATCCCGCCACTCCACCTGGCGCAAGCTATGGCTGTACCTCGCCGAGAGCGAGAAGGAGCTcggcatcaacaccatcaccgaCGAGGCGCTCGAGCAGATGAGGACTCATCTCACTGTTACAgatgaggactttgaggttGCGCGCCATGAGGAGAAGATCCGTCGACAT GATGTCATGGCT CACGTTCATGCTTTTGGTCAAGCTGCTCCTGCTGCGGCTGGTATTATCCACTACGGCGCGACGAGCTGCTACGTCACCGACAACACGGAGCTCATCCTCATGCGCGACGCtctcgatcttctcatcCCCAAGCTCGCAAAGGTTCTTTACAACCTGCAGAAGTTTGCGCTCGAGTGGAAGAATGAGCCAACTCTGTCTTTCACACATCTTCAGCCTGCGCAGATCAGCACCGTCGGCAAGCGAG CTGCGGGCTGGGCGCAGGATCTCTTGATGGATCTGAATGAGTTTGAGCGTGTGCGAGCTGAGCTCAAGTTCCGTGGTGCCCAGGGCACTACTGGTACTCAAGCCAGTTTCCTCGAGAT TTTCGGTGGTGATCATGACAAGTGCGACAAGCTCAATGAGCTGCTCTGCCAAAAGGCTGGTTTTGAGGAGTGCTACGAC ATCTCAACACAGACATA CACCCGAAAGGTCGATTGTCTCATTGCCAACGCCGTCACTGGCCTCGGCACCACCGTCACAAAGATCGCCTCGGATCTGCGACATCTCGCCTTCATGAAGGAAGTCGGCGAGCCCCGAGAGAAGGGTCAAATCGGAAGCAGTGCCATGGTCAGCCATACCTTTCTGCGATTGGGTCAAGCTCAGCCACATACTGATAATCTCTCAGGCCTACAAGCAGAATCCCATGCGATCCGAGCGAATTGCCAGTCTCGCCCGAGTCCTGCAGTCCAAGGCCGCTACCTACATGAGCACCCACTCCGCCCAGTGGATGGAGCGATCACTAGACGATTCCGCCTGC CGACGAATCGACATCCCCGAGATGTTCCTCCTCGCCGATGCCGTCGCCATCACCCTACAGAACGTCACAGAGGGTCTCGTCGTCTTCCCCCTCAAGATCCACTCCAACATCATGGCCGAGCTCCCTTTCATGATCACCGAGAACATCATCATGCGCCTGGTCGCTATGGGTGTTTCCCGACAAGA GGCTCACGAGCAAATCCGCGTTCTGTCCTTCGAAGCCTCCCACCAGGTTCAGAGCCTTGGAAAGTCCAACGATCTTGTTGA
- a CDS encoding glycosyl hydrolase family 17 has product MKLFGSIGAVAAALMLLPGQALAGQYKGFSMGANRADGLCKYTADWKKDFQTIKSWNKGFNAVRLYSADDCNTLVKAVPAAKQTGMKILVGVWATDDAHFGRDKAALLKVIKQYGTDWIAAISVGSEDLYRKDISPNKLAQQIYDVRGMVRQFNKNLKVGHTDTWTAWVDGRNDVVTKACDIAITNGFPYWQGVPIKDALRLKTFQNSYWNVQKHVKAVNSKAAVWVGETGWPTKGPNYQKAAATTASLQSYYNNVGCWLWQQKDASGFWFTAFDAPLATPEVEKYFGIANKDRKLKFSLTC; this is encoded by the exons ATGAAGCTTTTCGGATCTATTGGCGCCGTTGCGGCGGCTTTGATGCTTCTCCCCGGTCAGGCTTTGGCTGGGCAGTACAAGGGCTTCAGTATGGGTGCCAACAGGGCTGATGGGCTTTGCAAGTACACTGCGGACTGGAAGAAGGATTTCCAGACTATCAAGAGCTGGAACAAGGGTTTCAACGCCGTGCGCCTCTACTCCGCCGATGACTGCAACA CATTGGTCAAGGCTGTCCCCGCCGCCAAGCAAACTGGCATGAAGATCCTTGTCGGCGTCTGGGCCACCGACGATGCTCACTTCGGCCGTGACAAGGCCGCTCTTCTCAAGGTCATCAAGCAGTACGGCACCGACTGGATCGCCGCTATCTCCGTCGGTTCCGAGGACTTGTACCGCAAGGACATTTCCCCCAACAAGCTGGCCCAGCAGATCTACGACGTGCGCGGCATGGTTCGCCAGTtcaacaagaacctcaaggTCGGCCACACCGACACCTGGACTGCGTGGGTCGACGGCCGCAACGACGTGGTCACCAAGGCGTGCGACATTGCCATCACCAACGGCTTTCCCTACTGGCAGGGCGTTCCCATCAAGGATGCTCTGCGCCTCAAGACTTTCCAGAACTCGTACTGGAATGTTCAGAAGCACGTCAAGGCTGTTAACAGCAAGGCTGCTGTCTGGGTTGGAGAGACTGGATGGCCTACTAAGGGACCTAACTACCAGAAGGCCGCTGCTACTACCGCTAGCCTGCAGAGCTACTACAACAACGTCGGATGCTGGCTGTGGCAACAGAAGGATGCTAGTGGTTTCTGGTTCACTGCTTTCGATGCGCCTCTGGCTACCCCTGAGGTTGAGAAGTACTTCGGTATTGCGAACAAGGACCGCAAGCTCAAGTTCAGCCTGACTTGCTAG
- a CDS encoding uncharacterized protein (At least one base has a quality score < 10), with product MALAWDINSIKHDTLSQFFSQAAEREFGSVLADEVGSIWHRHDRLLALRKHEHIEPDTFSVLHYREADTVYRRWKELLDDAERLQARVSEEQKAASFQLVLHPTKASYIYNKVRWSQALNKLYARQRRNSANTYAQIALDAFDQDFTLSEEYHSLLDGKWNHILMQPHYGYEDTWHAPSRDMIGGLCFVQKRQNSNPIVGQMGVAVEGHEGVRPGRINEESERTHPSRRDLVPGLTLRPMSRYGPEARYFDIFTRGVPNINWSVSALQPWIKLSKVSGVLVPGEDDARVDISVDWGQVPDDFNEEVLIDVRSQEGDFEQVHLPINGRRVPNSFKGFVEQDGFVSIPATDCPIETPYLVLPDAGRLESGSLTLTPGTDSDVSVPYVHYPFYLFTETSNATLVLYFGTTLDLSSEDILTYDIRIDEEQSQSYPLQKRTPESEKNAADKGWASADGWFFAASDNVWVREHEFNLGAGAHTLHVRLGHANMLLEKIVVDCGGVAKSYLGPPFGIKA from the coding sequence TCGATCTGGCACCGACACGATCGACTACTAGCTTTGAGAAAGCATGAGCATATTGAGCCTGATACTTTCTCCGTTTTGCATTACAGGGAGGCCGATACCGTCTATCGTCGATGgaaagagcttcttgacgatgcTGAAAGGCTGCAAGCCCGTGTTTCTGAAGAACAAAAAGCAGCGTCTTTCCAGCTCGTTCTTCATCCAACCAAAGCGTCATATATCTATAACAAAGTACGTTGGAGTCAAGCTCTAAACAAGCTGTACGCTCGCCAAAGACGAAATTCGGCAAACACATACGCTCAAATTGCCCTGGACGCCTTTGACCAAGACTTTACTCTTTCGGAAGAGTATCACAGCCTTTTGGACGGAAAGTGGAACCATATTCTGATGCAGCCCCATTATGGCTATGAAGATACGTGGCACGCTCCATCGCGAGATATGATTGGTGGATTATGCTTTGTTCAAAAGCGTCAGAATTCTAACCCAATTGTTGGACAGATGGGTGTTGCTGTCGAAGGCCATGAAGGTGTGAGGCCAGGTCGGATCAATGAGGAATCTGAGCGAACGCATCCAAGTAGACGGGATCTTGTTCCTGGTTTGACTTTGCGACCGATGAGTCGGTATGGACCTGAGGCTCGATATTTTGATATCTTCACCCGGGGAGTACCGAACATTAACTGGTCTGTTTCAGCGCTTCAGCCCTGGATCAAGCTGTCGAAGGTTTCGGGGGTCTTGGTGCCCGGCGAAGATGATGCCCGGGTTGATATCTCGGTTGACTGGGGTCAAGTCCCTGATGACTTCAACGAAGAAGTACTCATCGATGTCCGATCTCAGGAAGGAGACTTTGAACAGGTCCATCTGCCGATCAATGGCAGGCGAGTACCAAACTCTTTCAAGGGCTTCGTTGAGCAAGATGGCTTCGTCTCTATCCCTGCCACCGACTGTCCTATTGAGACTCCATACCTAGTTCTGCCCGATGCTGGCAGACTAGAAAGTGGCTCTTTGACTCTCACTCCAGGTACCGATAGCGACGTTTCAGTGCCTTACGTTCACTACCCTTTCTATCTCTTCACAGAGACCTCCAACGCCACTTTAGTACTATACTTCGGCACGACTCTAGATCTTTCCTCAGAGGATATTCTGACCTATGACATCCGAATCGACGAGGAACAAAGCCAAAGCTATCCTCTGCAAAAGAGAACTCCAGAGAGTGAGAAGAATGCTGCTGATAAAGGATGGGCGTCGGCTGATGGCTGGTTCTTTGCTGCGTCGGACAATGTGTGGGTTCGAGAGCATGAGTTCAATCTGGGGGCCGGTGCACATACGCTACATGTCAGGTTGGGACATGCGAATATGTtgcttgagaagattgtggttgactgtggaggTGTAGCAAAGAGCTATTTAGGCCCTCCCTTTGGCATCAAGGCTTGA